TAGAATACTTACTGCCTGCTTATGGCCATCTGCTCTGACATCAGTCATGCTTGAACCTTCTCGGCAGTCAGTTGCTTAGGGGTGAAAGGAGATGCTTAAACATAGACCAAGGACAGCAGTggcgggtggggaggagggcgagAGGCACCCATGAAGAGATTGTACAGAACGGTTAGTGCTTGTTTGGGTCTACttctgggggaagggcagagagCATGAGCGCATGAAAACCTGGCTGACGGTGCTTAGGTCCTTCTTAGAGGGTCTGCACAATGTAGCTTCAGTCAGGGCCAGCTGAATAATTAATCTTCAAAAAAGAATTGCCTTAATGACAAAGTTGAGCAGATTTTTCTTGTTAACCTTGTACTTAGGTGCAGAggtcagcccccccccccccccccccccgtggcgGTGAGGCTCTGCCCTGCCCAGTCCTGTGAAGCCGGGTGTGAAGTGGGTCCCACTCAGAGGGGCAGGAGAGCCCCAACCCTGCCTctgtcttccctccccctcctcacccctttccctcctcctccctccctgtcttcctctcctcccctcccttcccccctcttCTCTGGGCCTTTTTTTccaccccttctccttcctcctcctgagAGACAGGGCCCCTCCCCACAGTCAGGGTTGCCCTCAAGGCCCTTAGAAATGCAAACACCAAGTGTCTATGTGATTGTTGTTGAGTTGCCAAGGATTTGAGGATTTACACTGTCTGGAGGTGGTGGGTCAGTTGCAGTAAGAACCCGCACACGGCATCATCCAGGGGCCATCAGTCAGCGGCTCCTGATGGCGGATGGAGTGGTGCCGGGGTCACAGCTGTGTTAGGTCCACCTGCTCCCTGGTCACAGGCCAGGCCGCTGGGGAGACCGAGTGCTGCAGTCAGTACACTCAGTGTCCGGGGCGAGGTCTCCTAGCCTGACGCAACACTGTCCTTGAAGTTGGAAGGAGTTAGGTTTTTACGCACTTATATTTTAGAAGGCTCTTTTTTATATCCTTATCTACTGCCTCTTTCAAATTACTTTACTTTCTACCGTATTTATTGAAAATCTTCATGGAGATCAAGAGGCCATGTCCTCTAAATGTCTTTGTACAGTTGAAGTATTTACCATGTACCTCTTACATAGTCCTGGTTTCTAATGAGAGATTGACATTCGGGAATTAATAGACACAATGTCCTCCTGTTTGCACTAAGTTTTTTCCGCAAACCCTGCTGCATCTAGTTTCTTGGGTATTTATAACCGTCATGCTTCCGTACTGTTTATTGGAACAATGTGTCTAAAATTACTCCGATTCATACTAGTTACATGTGAATGCTTGGACATTTTGTCAGAACCATACACCTGTTGCGATTTTGGAGCCTTTGGAAGACCTGCAAAATAGGTAGAAGTCACTTCCAGGTGATCATCTACTGGGGGAAGGGAAGTGTGTTACGGGCTGTCATGAAAGAGCTGTAAGATGCTACTTTGGGGGGAATTTAGAAGTCAcagattttttgttttccttagtgtGGCTTTTGACCTCTAGACCATTCAGTAAATGGAACGTGCTAAAGTTTTCTTCTAATTCTGGTATAACATGTGGATGCAAAGAATATCAGTGTCTCTTCCTTAGAGAAATTTGTGTATTGACCTGAATGTGAAGTAGGGTTAAGTGAACAGTGAGCACTTTTCTCACCCTCTGTAATGACAAAGTAGAACTCCCTCACCTGTGTGGTGCGTGCCTTTCCATTTTGCTTCAGGCATGAAGTTGCCGCCTCAGTCTGTTACTTCCTTCTCAGTTTTTTTGCTCTTTCTCCTGAGAAATATGTGCCTTATGTTTGTAATCCCACGTTGTCCTGTGTGCCCTAGCAGTCTTCACGGTAGTGCCTTTCATATACCCGGAGGGTCTCAGAGTGGGCTTCTGTGAATACGGAGACACAGGAACAGTATGAGATGCGGCCTTACCCCCGAGATGCTCAGTTTTCTCCCTTGGTCCTCTTTCCTCCCCATGTCCGTCCTTCCACCTCCGCTCCGAAGGGGGTGTTTTGATGTTTGGCTGATGCTGATGAAGTATCAACTAGCCATTAAGCCAGCCATTCGTTTACTATGCTGAGTGCTTAGAACGCTGTCAGAGGGGGAGCTAaaagaaaattgataaatttgGATTTTCTATTACGTAGATCTTTGTATCTTCTTGATAATCTCTGTTCATTGGGGTTACTTACCTACAGGGAGGAAGGACTTCATATATGTATCTGGGACTAAATGGATTCCTATTTGTAGAGCTGATAAAAACTTTGCAGGGGACCCACTCTGGGCACAGAGAGCCTTTGCATTTCCGGGAACTCTCCCCTGCTCTGTCCCCCGGGCCCCGAGTCATTTTAGTTACCTTACCCTGGCACTATCTTCATGGCCCTCTGTACAACTAGCacagctccgtgaggacagggcACTCCCCGGTTTCACCCTTGGATCGCCAGCACCTAGAGCGGTGCCTGGCTATAGTAGTTGCTGACAGGtgtgtatttgttgaatggatggatgaatgaaacaGACGGTAATTGTCAGTTCTAATGCTTTGTGTACTTTcagatgtataaaataaaaagcttacaTAAATATTGTCAAAGTGAGGTTAAATTCAGTTAAAACCATCCCATGTGTCTCAGGTTGAGTGAACATGGCATAGTGGAAGACAGCAGTGAAGTGGGAGTGAAAACATTGGGTCCTGGTTCTCACTCAGCTTCTGCCACTAAAGATCACTTGGCTTCTTTCTCTGAGACGTTGCTTCACCTCCTATAAATCACGGGCTGGACTGGATCTCTCTGGAACCCCAAGGCTCTAAGAAGCTGCCCAGTtgagggaagaggagaaggggTGAATGGGAGGTACCCCGAGCCCTTCCACTTTAACTAGAGCAGctggcttctgttttctttatatattgGAGTTTCAtgtgaaatttggttttttaaaaagattaatttcaAAAAGTTTAAACAACCACTGAGCTAGAATAGCATAAAGGTTATTTTTAGCTCAGTAATTCTGATTCTGGTAGCTTCACTACTTAAAGGGTATTGCATCTCCATCATTCTttgctccctcccttcccagagAAAAGCTCATTGAACTTTTTTTAATATCTTAAGAAAATTATGATATGTGGGCAGATAATACGATTGTCATCACCAAGAACGTTAGCTGCATGAAAACAGTGGCTGCGTCTGCCTGCTCACGACTGATGGACTTGTGCTTACTTGGGAAATCTGTGTTAGACGCGCGGGTGGCTGGGTATTTGAAGAGAGCAACAACTTATTTTTAAGTGAGAATATGTTATTATGTAGTAAAAGGTAAAAAACATGTATCTTATACTAGGAAATTTTTACAAGTGAAGTCTTGTTTTTTTCAAGGTGGTATTTACTGGGTATCCATATTGTAAGAAATCGTTTTTAAATACTGTTTACTAAATGCCCAATTTACTGCACCTTCCTTAATTTCTCATTAATTTTCCAATgttagttatttaaaatataaagctaGAAGTATAtaatatgattttctttcttttttattcttttccccccttttttgcATTTAAAGTAGCAtcgttttaattttttttttaaattttttaatttttttttgttttaattttttttttctgctgacaACCAGCACTTTATTTATTAGTGAGATGCTGTGGTCTGGGAAAGGGGAAGCCGGGATAGACAGGACAGCACCCATCTCAGGGATTTTCCTGGACATCAGGCGTTCCCTCCATGCAGGTTTAGAGGAAACACCTTCCTGGGTAAACTCCCCAGAGGGCAGCGCTGTGACTGCCAAACAGCAGGGATAGGAGGGGCCCCTTAGGCAGAGCTGGGCCCCTGGGACAGCAGGGTTTCGATGTCAGGCTCCATGTCGAGGGTCAGAAAGCGGTGGCTATACCTGCGCACAGGCGCACCATCTGGGCCCCCCCGGGAACTTCTCGAAGTTCCAGGAGACATCGTTGCGGCATACTGGAGACCAGGTGATGAACTTGGGGTCGGTCATGAGGGCAGTGGCGTGGTCCCTGGGAGTGGGCAGGGCCTCACGAAGAAAGGCGAAGAGCGGGTGCGCCTTTGAGCCGTCCACCTCGCATTTCTCAAAGAGCACGAAGTTGGGCTCGAACCTGCCGTCTGGTCGGACATACTTGAGGCAGTTTAGGATCTCCTCGTTCTTCGAGTTCTCCTGATACCCAGACTGGTTGCACAGGGAGCCCAGCACGACCAGGCCCCGGGGCCCGAGGCGCCGCTGCAGCTTATTCATCTGGGTGTAGTCCCGGCCCGTTGTGCCTCAGTGACGCCACGTTCTCAGTGCGCAGCACCTACCTCGCAGGGCGCCCTGGCTCCCCGGCTCCCCGGCTCCCCGGCTCCCCCGCTCCCCCTGGCCCGCGGGCGCGCGGAGAAGGCGCACGCCGAGCACCGAGCCGCGCACGTGGCGTGGGTTTGGAGAAATAAAGGAGCGCCACGGCCTagaaaaagcctttttaaaatctttttaattgaagtacagttgatttacaatgtagtattaatttctggtatacagagtagtgattcagttatatatatatatatatatatatatattctttttatattccttatcattttaggttattacatggtactgaatatacttccctgtgctgtacagtaggaccttgttgtttacctgttttatatatagtagttagtatctgcaaatctcaggcTTAAAGTCTGAGTCTTTTGGAATATTAATTTTGAAATGgagaatattatttctttttattccgTGGAAGGTACTTGAGGTAATAATAAGCTATTTGAGGACAACTTGGAGACCACGGTTGGTCAGCAGTTGACTTTTTAATTTGGCAGGCCTGCTTGAAGTTGATAGGAAAAGGTTTACTGAGATTCCAGAACCATTTTAGTGGAGGCAGTCTAAAGTGGAAGGAATGTAATGGTAAGACACTGAACTACTGACCTGCAGGATTGTTTTAGGAATAGAAATGAGAACATCAAACTTGGGTTCTTCAAAAATCATGTAGCAGTGTGTCTTAACAAAATATAAGAATCATGTGTTACGCAGTTGTATGACCCTTACTCGTAAGGTTGTAGGTCTTCCCACTTGCACATTGCCTAGTAAGACCTTGCGTTTCGGTATGGTTTAGTATCAAGTATTAAGCCTCtgatgctctgtgtgtgtgtgtgagtgcacatGTGAAAAGCACACAGTTACTCACAATGTACTACTTCTGTTTGGTCCATGCTCTTGTGCATTTATATGTTGCTTATGAACTTATCTTTCCCTTCAGGTAAAGAGGAAGAATTTCCAAAGAAACCTTTGGGACAACTTCCCCCTGAATGTCAGCTGGCTGGCGTCAGTCACCTGAGCAACGGACAGAGAAGTGTGGGCAAGTCAAGTCCCCGGACAGGAAGCAGAAGGGAAAGCAGCTCCTCTCCTCACAAGACACACGAGCACTCCCCTCACCATCAGAGCAGAGCTGGTACCCCGGAAAGAGTGAGGCAGCCAAGGCGGAAGTCAGTGGACGAGGAAAGTAAAAAGCTTAAAGATGAGGCAGATTTTCAAAAAAGGCTTCCATCAGGTCCGCAAGACAGTTCCAGGCAGTATAACCATGCAGCTGCTAACCAGAATAGCAATGCCATTTCAAACATCAGGAAGGAGTTTGTGCCCAAATGGAATAAACCGTCAGATACGTCAGCTATTGAAAAAGCTGCCAAATACGCCATCGAAGGCAGAAGCAGAGCTGCCCACCCCACACTTCGGATCACCGTCCCGAGTTCAGCAGATGCTCGGGTACCCAGCGTCAGGCAGAAGATGAAGGTCTTGGATGCTGACGAAGGGAAGCGGGGCTCGAATGCATCCCAGTACGATAACGTTCCTGAAAGTGAGAATGGCGCTGCTCTGGAAGAGGCCCTCGAGCGGGCGTCCTCGCACAGCCCCAGGGGCATTGCTTACTCTCACAGTCCCAGGAGGCATGCCGAGCCAAGCTCCAGTCCACCCAAAGTACCCAACAAGTTTACTTTTAAAGTACAGCCTCCAGGTTATGCAAAATACCCGCCTCAGTTCAATGGGGAAGATCGTGGGACAGGGCATCCCCCATCTTACAGTAATCCCCCCGATTACCATGGAAACCCTCCTCCCAAGCACGTCCCTGCTGCTCACAGCAGCTTTGTGCCTCCCCCGTTCACCCTTGGGACTCACGTGAATCCTCCTAGGAGACCTTATGGTTCTACTCTTTCAGTCAATGCTTCTCCAGAGAAACCCTCCCACCGCCCGACTCCAGTCGTCCTGCCATCCAGTAGAATAGAAGTTCTCCCTGTGGATTCTGGTGCCAGCGGGTATTCGGGCAATTCAGGGTCGCTGAAGAATGGAAAATACATCCTTCCTCCAGCAGATCGTTTGCCAGATAACAGAAAATGGTCGGAAATTGGTTACACGTTCAGGCCAGAGATGCATGGACAGTCGTGGGCTCAAGATGCAGACCACAGCCACTTAAGCAGTTTACCAAAATATCCCACCTTTCAACGTGGACCCTTTCAGGACCACAGCCTCCCAGCAGTTTCTGTAGATAGTCCAGTGCGGTACAGAACTTCCCCAGCGCTGGAAGATGCCAGTTCATCTGGGTATCAGTATTCAGGGCCCTCGCCTCCGGCTCATCACTACAGAAATCGGGATGGACTCTCCATCCAAGAATCAGTATTGCTGTGAGAATTTATCTGTGCTTGCTACAGACAAGAGAATAGAAACCGTGTGAAACCTACATTGCTGTGTTTATAATTGCCAAAGCAGTATTTTATACAATTGTGAACAACTCGCACAATTCGGATGTATGTTAGTAATAAGAATATATGGGAGCGTTTTCATCCCCACCTAAATGCTGCTTAAGATGAGCTTTTAACTTGCATCATCACTGAACCTGTTAAAAGGAATTTAATGTGGAAACATAGCAATAGCATTTAGGGACGTACGCTCGGTTTCATTTGTATCTTTCTCCAACATCTGAATATTTGTACTCTGTTAGCCCATTCTATTTTGAGTGATGTTACAAAGCACTGAAAACCTGAGCTGAATAGTTACTTTTAAGGCTGTGTGTAGTGTATGTGTCTTTCCCTAGATACCATGGGCATCTGTGCATTACACGTTTGAACGCAGAACTAAAGAAATGTTAACGAAAGAAACTACTTTTAATCTAGATCCATGGaataatttattcttcttttctccctaacTTGTCTTTTggtcaaattttttttcccctccccttttatttttaacccaGGTCCTAAACTGACTTAAGGGTTTGCCCTGACTTAATTCAGTGTCTCACAGAATGCTCAGCTTTTTCATCCAGTTGCTGGCATTTTCTTTGAATCTGAAAATTGAAGACATTGGAGAGAAAGGCTGACCACTTAATGGTGCTTAAAAATCGGGGCAGTTAAAGTAAGTTTATGGCCAAAGGTGCAGCGCTCAGAGGATCCTTGTTCACCAAGAGATCTGTTTTGGTGCATCTGTGCCCTTTGTTCTGGTCTGACTCTTGCAAAGCTCAGAGCAGAACGTTCCTCGCCAGATGCCCAGGCGGTGCTGCGGCGCAGCTGTCCGGCGGGCGCCAGCAGGAGAAGCTGCACGTTACCATCAAGCACTCACACGGGGAGGCGGAGCAGGCTCCTCTGAAATTCGTTTGAAAGCAGGATCAACAATACGGTTACTTCTTACTTCTGCCCCTTGAATTCCTGCAGACCCTCCCCGCAAAGGGCCCGGGTGGCATTTACACGATCTTTTCCTGACACTCTATCTTTAAAGAATGTAGTCAATGGATATTGCTGCACTTAGGCCATTAAATTATCGCTGTGTAAAATTGTGAAAAAACGATCCTAATTATTACTGGAATCTTAAGagttggatctttttttttttaatagtgtaaGTTTCATactttcagaaatctttttgtCTGTTCGCGTCAGTGAAAAAAATTCAGGATCATCATAACGAAGACAGCAGTGtctcttaaaattttgttttacacTACAGTTGCCAAAACACTGACCACGTTTTGGGCACTCCAAGAAAGTCTGACTTTGTTGTCAACATTCCTTTGCTCCAGTTTGCCTCAGAGAGAGTAGAAAACCTCAGATAGATGGCTCTTACTGTTGCAAGTTGAGACTTTAAGCTTTCAAGGTACAGAGGTATGTCTTTTAAAACGAGAGTAACAGTTGTTTAGTTCCTGAATGTGACAATGTTTTTTGTGTATATAATGAGTCTAATGTAATTTTAACCAACTCGGTCATGATGTtattaaaaatggcaaaacaaATGCAGTGTGTTAGTGGCTAAGCACTGCACAGAAGCTCAGACTAAATCCGGGCACACCGGGCCGTTGACTCAGATCATGTGGAAGCTTAGAAGTAAATGTATATACAAATGTAGCTGGGGATATGAATTCCAGTCTTAAACCATGACTCTGTGACTTGTAATAAACCAAGCTGTACAATTTAGTTTATGATAGCAGCCTCTGAGCTGCTCCAAGATATATATATCAACAGTGGAAATACTgtagatttatatttatatatatatgcaaaatatatatacacacacactattttcTTACGTCATCTATGACATTTTTTATCTGTATactttttttgatgtgattgtttTTAACATGCTAACTATTTTGTTCTGTGTCTTTTATGTGCTTTTTTCTTCGTAAGTCAGAAGTGCCGCATCTCTGATACTTCGGAAGCTAATTCTCTTCTGAGTAGATGGTGCCCAGTGTTTGCCTACATGACTTCAGCTCGATCACAGTTCTCTGCTCCATGCTTTGCTAATTCCCAGTAGTTCTGTATTTAGACCCGCATCACCTTGCCTTTGTTTTATTCAATCGTGAGTAATAACAATGAGGTCTTCTTTTCAGTCTTCCTCATTGTAAAATGTAGCTCTCTGTTAGTTTGTCAAGAAAAATTTAATTCGAAGTTATTTTGCCTCCGtacaattttattctttcaaatttatgttttaataaaagGTAAATGATGAAACAATGATGAAACATGAAATAATATTCATAAAGTgggttaaatatatttataaaaaaacaTAATAGGTTAGTTTTTTCACGGTGTGGAGACTGATTTTACTCTGTAACTGCATGTCCAGTAGGTAAATATTTTGCCACTGTTGAGCCTTTTTCTTTGTAGCAGTTTTGCTTTGCTTATTAACACAATAAGCACTTtggtatagttttttttttttcttttttcatatttacttTGAAACGTTAAAGAAACTAGACCCAGGGTCTCAAAGGGTTTTAAAACTTCAACTTTTTCAGGTGCTTATgttgtttttagaattttttaaaatagcatttggaGCTGGAAGACACCTGTATCTGTCAGATCGGATCCATATTGGGTATAAATTggactgacaaaagacagattaacaggagaaaaggagaCAAGTTTAGTAACGTGCATCCTGCGTCCATGTGGTACTGATGAGTGATGAGTCACTCAGGAGGGTTAGACTTGGGGTCTCTGTACTACACTTAGCGGGGGGGGGGTAGGGGAAAGGGATGAGGAAGAAGGGCacttatggaaaataaatgggCGCTTAGGGAGATGGAATAGTTGGTGACAGTTTGGTTGTGGCGCCAGGAGAGAAGGTTAGAGCTTCCGGGAGGGGATTTATGACCGTTGAGTCCTTTGGGGGAGGCTCTACTTTTAGCCGGAGCAGGGGTTTCAGGAACTCCAGTGTCTTTAGCTCAGAATCATTCTGATCCTCTTCGCTGTCAGTGACAGAATGTTTCTTGAAGGAAGAGAGATTCCGCCAATGGgacatttttggaagggaaatcAGATGTTTACAGGATGTAGTGTGATCGtcttaacttttttcattttaagacaGTTCCAATGCTGTTGTATGTCATATTGAGTGTCAGCTTGAACGTGGGATTTGGTGTTTGTCATTCAGATCTCCCTTAGGGCCCGCTGATCATAAGCACAGAAATGATGCCTGCTTAGTACTTTGCTGAGatctcctttcttttcattttcatggtTAGAGAAAAACATTCCATGTCCACAAAGCAGGATTTATTCATAGAGGttgcaagtccaagatcaaggtaagGATCTCCAGCTTAGTCTTCAGGAAATACTACTGCTCCCGGTTACCTTTTGCACTCACACCTTCATTTTAGTGTGCGCTTGATTGTGGGTTAGTAAGACTCATTGTGGCAATGTgtgtttttcccctttgtttcaaCTGTCTTTTAGtagattttaaatacatttttgttacGGATATTGATACTGACTGACCAGATGGTTTCAGTAAGTCGGACTTGACTTTGGCAGTGACCTAAGGTACTGAGAATAGGAAGAAAAAATTCCGTCAAACATGGATCTGTGAATTGCACTTTCAGAAGGATTTTGGTTATCCATGAATCTAAGCATAACTGCCACCATTTTATCAGTAAGAACACCAAAAAACAGGAACAAATTTTAGATTTCTTGGAAGTAGCTCTTGAGTCTTCTGGTCTTTAGAATTATCTGGGGAACTTGAAAAAAAAGTAGTTGTTGTATATGCTCACTGTGAGCGGTCCCCAGAATTCTTAACAGATCAGTTTCAGAGTTTAGAAACTCTGATTTCAGGTAAGTTATGAAAACTTGCACTGGAAAGGCGGGCATGACCAGCCGTCTGTGAACGCTGACGGAGGGCCCCGAGCTGTGGGAAGTGTGGGCGGCTTCCGCTGAAGGGGGCCTGGGCCCTGAAGTTGCTCCCACTCCTGCTGACCGTAGTTCTTCAAAATAGGTAGAGCCCTGGGAAgacttatttccattttcctgcATGACCTCTGTCCCTTTGCTTAAGTGACTTGCTGGGAGGAAGCCTACGCTCCCTGGAAGCCTGAGTGATTTTCCCCACGTGAGGAGCTGAGGCTTTGCCGCGCAGGCTGGGCACCTGCTCGGCCAGCCAGCGCTTGGTCGAGCCCCTCCCGGGTCCTGGTTGCCCTGGGACTGGGCCGGGTTCATACTTCAGGGTAGGAGATGCGTTTTATAATCCACGTCTCAGCTCAGTGTGGAGATGGGCGTGGTGACTATTACGGGCACAGAAAGGCCCAGCTCGGGAGGACCAGGGAGGGCCTGTGAGCGGTGTCGCCTTAGCTGAGCTGGTGAGGAATCATAGGGCAGACGGacaagagggagaagaaagggcaTTTGCCCAGAGGGGGTGGCCGTGGTAAGTGTGGACTTGGTGTgtgtgggggatggggtggggggggtcccGCAGAGACCAGGTTGTGGAGGGCCTCATGTGCCCTGGGACTGGACGCAGAGGTGGGGGTGCAAGCCTGACGTTGGGGTGAGGGCAGCAGGGGTTCTGTCTAAGGTCTTCTGTCTAAAGGGGATTCCAGAGCTTCACACCAGGGAAGAAGTAATGAAGAACGGTGATTAAGTTGAACACTACTAAGTAAAGAATCACTAGCATTACTGGCATATCTGGCACTGCGCTAAGCGTTTCACCTGTGTTAATCCAGTTGGTGCTCGCAGTGACCTCGAGGCATGCACTGCCTGACTTCCTGGTTCACAGGTGAGGAGTTGAAGGCACAGGGAGCTGCAGTAACTTTCCCCGGCatgctgggggtggagccaggacttcccacccccaccagcagtTTTAAGGACGTGTAATTTACCCACCATAAAGTTCACCCGGTTAAGTGTGCACATCAGTGATTTTTTCAGTCAGTTTAtggagttgtgcaaccattacagcaaaccaattttagaacatttccgtCACCTCAAGAAGATCTCTTGTGTCTGTTTGTAGTCCATCtccattcccacccccagcctcaggCAACCACTAAAACACCTTCTGTTTTTctaatttgccttttctggacatttcctgtGGATGGAATGGGATAATACTTGGTTTTTGCTTCTGGCTTCTGGcacacttggcataatgttttgaGGTTCATCCGTGGAGCCGGTATCAGTAACACCCTTTCTGTTGCTGAATTGCCTTCTGTTGTGCAGCTCTGTCACGTTCTGTTTGTGCAGCCACCAGCTGCTAGACGCTGGGCTGTTTTCACCTGCTGCCACGACCATTTGTGTACAAGTGTTTGTGTGGCCATGTTTTCATTCCCCTCGGGTACACACTTAGGAGTGCTGTTGGCTTTTATGATATGTTTAACCTTTTAAGAAACTCCCACactcttttccaaaatgtctgcACTGTTTCACCTTTCCACCCACAATGCCTGAGGGGTCTGATGTCTctacaccctcaccaacacttgctatttgtgCTTTTCTATCATAGCCGTTCTAGTGGGTGTGCAGCGATGTCTCATTGAGGCTCTGATTTGCGTTTCTCGAGTAGCTAATGATGAGCATTTTGCCATGTGTTTGTAGATCATTcgtgtgtcttctttggtgaaatgactattcagatcttttgcttaCCTTTTAATTGGGTTTTCTTATTTTGGAAAAGTAAGAGTTCTTTAAAatactctggatacaagtcctttataaGACATATGGtttgcagatgttttctcccagtctgtgacgtatctttccagtttcttaatgatgtcttttgaactgtgaatgtttttatattaatgaggtccagtttattatttttttctttatggattaTGCTTTTAGTGTTGTGTCTCTCTCCCTAACCCAGGGTCACAAATGATTTTCACCGATGTTTTATcccagaagttttatagttttagctcctACATTTGGGTCAATGAGCCATGTTGAATTATTGTATAAAGTGTGAGGTAAAGATCTAAGTATATGTGGATTTCCAGGGGTCTCAGTACCATGTGTTTAAAAGACTATGCTTTCCCCAACTGAATTGCATTGGTACCtgtgtcaaaaatcaattgaccatatatgtaagtactctaagttttgaaatcaggaagaaatCATCCTCCAActtggttctttttcaaattattttggctattctgggtcctttgcttttctgtataaattttaggaccAGCTTGTTAGTTtctgccaaaaaaacaaaaaacaaaaaaacctgttaGGATTCTGATAGGTATTgttttgaatctgtagatcaattcaGGAACCTTAACAATGTTGAGTCTCCCATAAGCATTgcatgtctctccatttattttgatctttaatttctctcagcacggttttgtagttttagtcttgcacatcttttgttaaagttattcctaagtgttttatttttcttcctcttgtaaatagaattgttttcttcaGAGCTGATGTACTTCAACATCCCCTGTACTGTTGCGGGGAGAAGGCTCAAGGTTGACTTGCATGGCTCCCAGCTTGGGTGGGTAGGGTGGATAGTGGGCCACCATCCGATGAAAAGGACTCAGGAGAAAGGGGCAGATTAGATTTGGTGAGGAAGTGGCTTCTGTTTTGATGTGTAGGATATGAGGAATAGGGGACTGACGGGTCATGCTGTCTGACGG
This portion of the Camelus bactrianus isolate YW-2024 breed Bactrian camel chromosome 35, ASM4877302v1, whole genome shotgun sequence genome encodes:
- the USP6NL gene encoding USP6 N-terminal-like protein isoform X1, with protein sequence MRTEAVVNSQGQTGYLTKDSDQDVAFKLAQERAEIVAKYDRGREGAEIEPWEDADYLVYRVTDRFGFLHEEELPYHNAAVERQKHLEIERTTKWLKMLKGWEKYKNTEKFHRRIYKGIPLQLRGEVWALLLEIPKMKEETRDLYSKLKHRARGCSPDIRQIDLDVNRTFRDHIMFRDRYGVKQQSLFHVLAAYSIYNTEVGYCQGMSQITALLLMYMNEEDAFWALVKLFSGPKHAMHGFFVHGFPKLLRFQEHHEKILNKFLSKLKQHLDSQEIYTSFYTMKWFFQCFLDRTPFTLNLRIWDIYIFEGERVLTAMSYTILKLHRKHLMKLSMEELVEFLQETLAKDFFFEDDFVIEQLQISMAELKRAKLDLPEPGKEEEFPKKPLGQLPPECQLAGVSHLSNGQRSVGKSSPRTGSRRESSSSPHKTHEHSPHHQSRAGTPERVRQPRRKSVDEESKKLKDEADFQKRLPSGPQDSSRQYNHAAANQNSNAISNIRKEFVPKWNKPSDTSAIEKAAKYAIEGRSRAAHPTLRITVPSSADARVPSVRQKMKVLDADEGKRGSNASQYDNVPESENGAALEEALERASSHSPRGIAYSHSPRRHAEPSSSPPKVPNKFTFKVQPPGYAKYPPQFNGEDRGTGHPPSYSNPPDYHGNPPPKHVPAAHSSFVPPPFTLGTHVNPPRRPYGSTLSVNASPEKPSHRPTPVVLPSSRIEVLPVDSGASGYSGNSGSLKNGKYILPPADRLPDNRKWSEIGYTFRPEMHGQSWAQDADHSHLSSLPKYPTFQRGPFQDHSLPAVSVDSPVRYRTSPALEDASSSGYQYSGPSPPAHHYRNRDGLSIQESVLL
- the USP6NL gene encoding USP6 N-terminal-like protein isoform X2 — its product is MDSDQDVAFKLAQERAEIVAKYDRGREGAEIEPWEDADYLVYRVTDRFGFLHEEELPYHNAAVERQKHLEIERTTKWLKMLKGWEKYKNTEKFHRRIYKGIPLQLRGEVWALLLEIPKMKEETRDLYSKLKHRARGCSPDIRQIDLDVNRTFRDHIMFRDRYGVKQQSLFHVLAAYSIYNTEVGYCQGMSQITALLLMYMNEEDAFWALVKLFSGPKHAMHGFFVHGFPKLLRFQEHHEKILNKFLSKLKQHLDSQEIYTSFYTMKWFFQCFLDRTPFTLNLRIWDIYIFEGERVLTAMSYTILKLHRKHLMKLSMEELVEFLQETLAKDFFFEDDFVIEQLQISMAELKRAKLDLPEPGKEEEFPKKPLGQLPPECQLAGVSHLSNGQRSVGKSSPRTGSRRESSSSPHKTHEHSPHHQSRAGTPERVRQPRRKSVDEESKKLKDEADFQKRLPSGPQDSSRQYNHAAANQNSNAISNIRKEFVPKWNKPSDTSAIEKAAKYAIEGRSRAAHPTLRITVPSSADARVPSVRQKMKVLDADEGKRGSNASQYDNVPESENGAALEEALERASSHSPRGIAYSHSPRRHAEPSSSPPKVPNKFTFKVQPPGYAKYPPQFNGEDRGTGHPPSYSNPPDYHGNPPPKHVPAAHSSFVPPPFTLGTHVNPPRRPYGSTLSVNASPEKPSHRPTPVVLPSSRIEVLPVDSGASGYSGNSGSLKNGKYILPPADRLPDNRKWSEIGYTFRPEMHGQSWAQDADHSHLSSLPKYPTFQRGPFQDHSLPAVSVDSPVRYRTSPALEDASSSGYQYSGPSPPAHHYRNRDGLSIQESVLL